In Gigantopelta aegis isolate Gae_Host chromosome 2, Gae_host_genome, whole genome shotgun sequence, the sequence cctgatcaaaatacTAGGGGGGAGCACtagtttttataaacaaatgaaacactatacaaattaaaccctgagatgtgtatgctatctTCTGAATTCTCAacggggcaactgcccccccccccaccccgcccccGAAGGTACGGCCCTGGATACCAAGAGGCTAACCCAGGACCTGCCCAGCTTCATgtcccatggcttaaccactataccaccgaggccggtgattaatgttttatattaattaattaatttatttattaatttattaatttattagagaaagatagaaaatatattcacccgCATCTCatagcccatatgggtaataaattacACAACGtcacaaaaaatataaatattcatccATAAACATTcttatattaaaagtaaaaagtaTCAGAATTTAAACTCTGTTTAAACACCAGATCTTCAAATGTCCATATATAGGTACATTTCGAAACCTGActcttaatatttaataatacagtCTGGATGAAAAGATACACTTATATAATTACTGCTTATTCACGGAAatgtgttaaaatgttttatcctataacttacccataatatccatgtcataaaccaatgtgataattttagtgtattaacccggttaataatggtatgcaaatgtgCAAGGTGTCTatataatgtgttgctgtggatgggtcatttgcttacaagccaacaagacctgtatacccgAGCTTAAAGTtgtcaaagatttagttaaaatgcgggacatcaaactaatttgtgctaatcgtgatgacgtcatacttACCAATGAcagactttagtactgtgatttactaaaaatttaattaaaatgtgatttaaTCATTAGTTGTCTCGGCAGAGtctcgacaaatactgattaacatagacttgcTTGATatattccatattaaaaaacactcgtaACGAATCCtccatttatcctgcaaccactgacagaatatgatgacgggtAAAACAAAGTCATATTCTGacatgacttttgacgtcacacgcaaAGCCTACATAAGAAAATCGCTcctttgacctctaggtcatcgtacaatgtggatGAAATAagagaaataatagcttttccccttaatttgtATGGTCTGcgggataaaaataataactagttaatgacgtcggatatctgctttatcctgttcagaccGAATGAGAAACCTtgacaggataaagcagatatccgacatcattaactagttattctctatataaccgtccaaacgtccgtctagctctcgaacggcggAGTACTCGGCCTAGAATGTATCTTGTTTTAAGAACTCAAATCCTGTGGTTGCTTGCAGGTATCTTTATGCCACCAAGAGTAAATGTCCTTATAGACATTGGCATAGGCTGTagcatttgacaattttttacAAAGTTGACAACCAGGCGACTCATTTGTACCCACATAGTAATGATTTCTCCACTTGAAATATTCCACATACGCCGTGTGGTTTTTGTCCAGGTAGAGAAGATATTCAGCAAGGAGCTTGGGACTCTTGAAATCTGCTGTGTTGATGAACGAATTGGGAGGTAAAAAGTTACTGTAATTTGCACCTCCTCTTACCACAAGGACAATTTGTTGTGTGATGTATTGAAATACCTTTTCTGTCAAATAGTCATAGCACAGACTGTTTTCAAATGCCAAATAGAATTTATAGTCCAGAGAAAGCATCTGGCCGCAGAAGGTGCCATTATTGGAAGGACATTTTTTATCTCCACAACCTCCGAAAATGTCAACTGAAATCGTCTTCTTCATCTTCTGGACGTATTTATGACGTTCGCCTGGCGTTCTGCAATGACTGACAAACCACGCTGCcagtttggttttggttttcgTTACTCCTTGAAAATCTAACTGTGTAGGTTTTTCTCTTTTACGTATACGTCCATACGGATACCATATGTTAGAATCTGCTCTATATGTCATAGTCCAGTTGAACTTGTTTCTCCATTCCGGCCTGTTAAACTTATAGTCATCGCTGTGGTATGGAGATTCTAGTGTGAAATAAATCCACACTTGTCCTGGGACCTTTCTAGGTGGAAGGTTTTCTGGATAACCCACTGCGTTGAATATAATAGCATCAAAAGCGCTGAGGTTATTGCCAGACTTCACGAGTGTGCACTTAGCAGAACATAAAGAAAGTTGTCTGACTACAATCGAATGTAGACCCCATGTTGGGCTGTTTTTTAATAAGATTAATTTTACAACTTTTGCAGAAGTATTATGTTTTCTAGCAGACGTCTCTTTAGGCGTGGTGCTCTCTCCCTCTGTATTGTTAGCAATAACCGATGAATGATTATTTCCTTTTCTAATCGAAAGTTCGATGGGACTCCTTTGAATTGTGTTTTTCAGCATTTCCAGGTTCAAGTTGAAACCACTTCCCATGATAAACATCCACAAGATTGAAGTGGCGAAACCAATACACACGAGACTCATAAGACATTTTTTGTAGCCAAGCTGTTTACAATACCTGCAAAATAAATGGAAGTGCTTAGAAGATGTATTTCATAtaatgccttttttttttcagagatGGTAACCGTCGTCATGTGTTCTGTGCTTGGATCAGATATACATATGAAAACATAGTTAATGAACCAGATACAATAATATGGATTTGTTAAaaattgttgtttaacgacaccactagagcacattgatttattaattataggctattagatgtcaaacatttggtcagttcgacatatagtctttgagaggaaacccgcattagtagcaaggggtcttttatatgcaccatcccagagagaggataacacataccacggcctttgatatattagtcgtggtacactggctggaacgagaaaaagcccaatgggccaccgacggggatcgatcccataccgaccgcgcatcaggcgagcgctttactactgggtttCATACGGCCCCTCTATAAATTAATGAAGATCATATCCCATAAAACAactaagaaacaaaaaaaacaaaaaacaaaacaaaacccatttAAAACCGAAAAAGTAACTCAACgccaaaaaatataaataaataaatcatattaacattaaactCGGATGAAATTAACATTAGTCAAATATTCACATTCAAACTTCAGGGCCgtacatatgattaaggaccacacaggtattgaattaccaaatgtttgacatctttctgatcgttctaatatttgtactaggttaaatttcatttcaatttctaAAATATGCTTTGTTTTCATACGTACGCAgaaaattttgcaggggggggggggttcgaggGGGCGAAGCCAGACACCGTGAGCGCCGCAGGTGCGAAGCCCGTTTCGAAAAAATTTCCTCAGgattcacaggaatgtaaaaaatcgggatatgaaaaaaaaattctccttgaccagggggggtgggggtttcgacaccctccccccaacccccacccccctgcgCACGCGGCTGGtacgaagttatttgaagacaaaatcccgttttggcttcttacaaatattaagacgatcagaaacacattgaatatacagacactgatattctaaacaagacaatatatttaaagggacattcctgagtttgctgcattgtaaggtgtttccgactattaaaatatctctacgattaaacttgcatattacaTACAGATGTTTATAATAAAccgaaatgcatttttgataatgctaaaaacgcacgttcgtctgagaaataatggttatcaagacaagctctacttttttttaaagacaatatTTCCTcgtttaaacattaaatacttTAACTTCACTCCGTGGTagctttatccagatgtgttacaggtttgtagattaactaaacttagtgttacttTTCACGAGCGGAAACTAGGGACTGTacctttatccagatgtgttacaggtttgtagattaactaaacttagtgttaattttcacgagcGGAAACTAGGGACTGTacctttatccagatgtgttacaggtttgtagattaactaaacttagtgttaattttcacgagcGGAAACTAGGGACTGTacctttatccagatgtgttacaggtttgtagattaactacacttagtgttaattttcacgagcGGAAACTAGGGACTGTacctttatccagatgtgttacaggtttgtagattaactaaacttagtgttaattttcacgagcGGAAACTAGGGACTGTacctttatccagatgtgttacaggtttgtagattaactaaacttagtgttaattttcacgagcGGAAACTAGGGACTGTacctttatccagatgtgttacaggtttgtagattaactaaacttagtgttaattttcacgagcGGAAACTAGGGACTGTacctttatccagatgtgttacaggtttgtagattaactaaacttagtgttaattttcacgagcGGAAACTAGGGACTGTacctttatccagatgtgttacaggtttgtagattaactaaacttagtgttaattttcacgagcGGAAACTAGGGACTGTacctttatccagatgtgttacaggtttgtagattaactaaacttagtgttaattttcacgagcGGAAACTAGGGATTGTacctttatccagatgtgttacaagtttgtagattaactaaacttagtgttaattttcacgagcGGAAACTAGGGACTGTagctttatccagatgtgttacaggtttgtagattaactaaacttagtgttaattttcacgagcGGAAACTAGGGATTGTACCTTTAAAATAAGAGAAATGCAATTCTTCGAAATGAGGGTGGGAGGATTCTAGCTCAGTTTGTAAAGCGTTCGTCTGAAGGATCGAATCCCTAGGTGGACACCTTCTTTGATTGATTTTTCCCGTCCCGACCATGCAGTGCCTAACGACTTGTGTAGTAAAGATCGTGATCGTCTTTAAAAGTGTATGCAATAATGTTATGTTGGTAATGGAATAAATGTATAGCGGGTTTCTACTGAGAGTAAGTATtgaaaatgatcaaatgttcgACATTCAATAGTTGACGACactaaatcaatgttctctggAGACATTTTCTTGGAATTCAGAAAGATGTCTATTGGTAGCTGGTTTTAAATTGGCAGATACACAACGTCTTAAAATATaagatttattatattttttgtgaAATGTACAGGTTATATTTTTAGAACTTGACCACAAAAATTTACAATCAAGTAATTTCATATACTACTTTCTATAATTGATACTATGGACCAAAGTAAACACTGCACATGTGAATAATTAGCTCCTATTAAATGTACAAACATAATGAATACAGAACTGTTCTGATTTAATGGCACGTTTACTTTAAAATCATTATGGATGCTAAAATGGGCCAAACGTGAAAGTGAACCTGTTGAATGAATTGTAGAATAGAAGATCATGTTAATACGCGATATTTTCATTGAGCGAATGCATAAATTGCGAAATAAAACAGCCAGGAAGCCCTTTCTACCaagatccagccagtgcaccacgattggtacaccaaaggccgtggtatgtgctacgcTTTCtatctatggggtggtgcatataaaagatccgaatagagtagcccatgaattggcgacagcgggtttcctccctcaatatatgtgtggtccttaaccatatatctaacgccatataaccgtaaataaaatgtgttgagtgcgccgttaaattaaccatttccttccttcctttctaccAATACCATCTGTGATAGAGTCTGGCTGCCCTACACGTACAGTTTGTCATATTACTACTGCATCAATTGTCTCCTAAGTGAACTTCGAATTGATTAACATTCTACTAAAGCTACATATCAGGgtcctgttccacgaagcgatcttagccgtaagattaccttaagcgcatagctatcCAGTCTTTAACgcaatgctatttgaatggcgttgccatgacgttaaagtctggattttattaaagtctagactttaaggtttataagcacgggccaggagcctatttcactagacatcgtaagtttacgtctgcaactagcagttataccggacattcatttacacgtgtttgacatatatttcaCTAGACATCGTAAGTTAACGTCTGCAACTAGCGGTTATACCGGACAttcatttacacgtgtttgacatctatttcactagACATCGTAAGTTAACGTCTGCagctagcagttataccggacattcatttacacgtgtttgacatctatttcactagACATCGTAAGTTAACGTCTGCagctagcagttataccggacattcatttacacgtgtttgacatctatttcactagACATCGTAAGTTAACGTCTGCagctagcagttataccggacattcatttacacgtgtttgacatctatttcactagACATCGTAAGTTAACGTCTGCagctagcagttataccggacattcatttacacgtgtttgacatctatttcactagACATCGTAAGTTAACGTCTGCagctagcagttataccggacatTCATTTACACGCACgtgtttgacatatatttcaCTAGACATCGTAAGTTAACGTCTGCagctagcagttataccggacattcatttacacgtgtttgacatctatttcactagACATCGTAAGTTAACGTCTGCAACTAGCGGTTATACCGGACAttcatttacacgtgtttggcatctatttcactagaCATCGTAAGTTAACGTCTGCAACTAGCGGTTATACCGGACAttcatttacacgtgtttgacatctatttcactagACATCGTAAGTTAACGTCTGCAACTAGCGGTTATACCGGACAttcatttacacgtgtttgacatctatttcacacttgaaattacatcattacggaaaatAGATAATTTTAAGGACAAAGGGGATCATAcaatatgtgttcttctaactatatttgttgtactataatagtaataagaattgtggtttagtcgtagatttaagTTTACGGGCACATTTTGCTtgacgatgttttgtgaaattgggcagTATGTAGTCTGAGGAAGAAATATGACAAAACCACGATTATTACCCATacggttaaaaatatcttggtacatatatccaagtgatacgtcccactagaatgccaagtgggacgttacacttttgacgtcacacgatgacgtcatcaattggcgcactacaaccttacaggaacgtcaacgaaaCAGATTTGTTGCATACCTGTTCAATCTTACTACACTAATACAAACATCAAATCCGTGCAATACAATAATTTGTATTAGCACATGTGCAGTCCGGACCGAACTTTTATACGGGGAATCCCCTCTTtgtttttactgcagttagcgcctgacgtcatatatgatttacaaatgacgtcacatcgtatttgaaacattacaaaagGCTGcccagagtatgattcttaaagccgcacaccctagttccatccagcgaaaataaattataatttggttaatctacaaacctgtaacacacttagatcacgtttttaccaaatggaatgaaaaagcaggttttatatcgataaataccatgggaatccccatgtcccaattgcttgaaataattttgaaagttagtattctgatgtcaccgg encodes:
- the LOC121380186 gene encoding alpha-(1,3)-fucosyltransferase C-like, with the translated sequence MGSGFNLNLEMLKNTIQRSPIELSIRKGNNHSSVIANNTEGESTTPKETSARKHNTSAKVVKLILLKNSPTWGLHSIVVRQLSLCSAKCTLVKSGNNLSAFDAIIFNAVGYPENLPPRKVPGQVWIYFTLESPYHSDDYKFNRPEWRNKFNWTMTYRADSNIWYPYGRIRKREKPTQLDFQGVTKTKTKLAAWFVSHCRTPGERHKYVQKMKKTISVDIFGGCGDKKCPSNNGTFCGQMLSLDYKFYLAFENSLCYDYLTEKVFQYITQQIVLVVRGGANYSNFLPPNSFINTADFKSPKLLAEYLLYLDKNHTAYVEYFKWRNHYYVGTNESPGCQLCKKLSNATAYANVYKDIYSWWHKDTCKQPQDLSS